AATTGGTACATAGTCAacgatcaattttattatagtatcattctcaatattaatatgattgttatcataaattctatttttcagATTAGATTTGTTGTTACCGATCGTGCTGCTTATGTATTGAATTCATGGAGTCCATTGCAACAGAATTTAAATCATGTAAGTATCTTTaagtgtttatatttataataaaaagtgaaTGAATAATGTGTattcaatgataaaaatatgaaaacctTGCTTCACTCAGATTATGAATGGCACTGCTATTTTGGGAGTGCCAACGAAGGTACCGGAACCTGGGGAAGACTATTCGGTGATACACGGTTTGCGTGTGGCTATCGAAGCTCTGAATGACTGTTCCGACATACAGCATGAAAAAAGAACTTCTCTGAATGAAAACACTAATAAACTGGTGAATAGAGGCAGGGTAATATGTATTACAAGTGCACGTGACAACACCAATATGAAGAGCTtggagaatatatttttgagtGAATTGGTACAAGAAAATAAGCATGCATTAGCCTCAGATAAGTAAGTACTTTCTGTagcttttctattaaatttgcgttatgtattatacattgaATATGTATCATACATcagattcatatttttacttattttaatttgcagcATGATACCCATTGACTATTGTCACTTGGTTATTCTGAATATATACCCCAACAATATCGAATCTCAAGTCACAAGTCAAGGCCCTAGAGTGGTatgattttaatgattaattacaatatttcaatgtttttgtCTCtgttatatacacatatgatgtttctcaatttttggtgaaatatcttttttattgcaattttgaacagtttaaaatattttttcttctaatttaaGAATCCTACGAATGctcaattatttgatattcagtataaattttataaatcatgtttaaactaattattgtTTATGCAGGTATCACCATTACTCACAGTGGAAGTACATTCAATCAAGGCTTCAGCGCTTCACTCGAAACTCTCACATTTGATTTTATCTCATTACGACCTCGCCAGTACGACAGTGACAGGTATACCTATGAAAGAAGAGCAGAATGCCAGTTCATCCGCCAATTACgatgtggaaatatttcactcTTCGGCTGCTCACACTGCCATTCTGAAAGGTCTctatcattagaatttctgcTTTGATAATCTTCAAAATTCAGTAACAATAATGGAGTTTTGATAACGTTGCAGGAAACCCGCAAGACTCGGCATTGATAAAAACCTTCAGGCGTTTTGAGGAAGGATCCGAATATGAGACGGTAACACTGAAGTGGTGCACGCCGCGCGGCTGCAGCGCATCGGAGATGCAGAACTGTACGGCAATGCATCGAATTACGCCGGTGGACGTTAATAGCAGACCTTCCTCGtgtttgattaattttctattaaacgGTAGATCTGTAATGTTAGAGATGGCTAGGAAAACCGGTGGAAAGACTATTTCTCACCTGTTGGCAGCTCATGGTggcgaaatatttattcacacTTTATCCACCGCTCGAAGCGTTCTCGAGGATCCACCGTCTATTAGTGAAGGCTGCGGAGGACGAGTCACAGATTACAGAATAACCGTAAgatgtttttttatcattactattttttgcaacatatattgtttcatattctatatcttgttttattaattctatattgAAGGTGGTTTTGTGAATGTTAATTAACTGTTCttggttttaaaaaacattgagaatatttttttttattatatataaaatttggttTGCAATAGTAAGTATTAATatcacaatttaatatttttttattttttttttttataggacTTTGGCACTCTTATGCGAAATAACATCTTAGTACCGCTAAAGCGCACTTCTAATTCTAACAGTGACGGTCTAGTAGAGAAGATGAGATGTAGATTGGAACGGCACACGAAGTATTGGCCGATGACGATTTCCAGTACTCTCATGTTCAACATAAAACAGGTttgtattaaaagaaattgtaaattatatttttgagaataatttttgttatctaataataaggagaatttaaattattaaaccgTGAAATATTGCAatcaaatctttaaatttcgTAACTAaacttctatttattttaataaagcgaaaattgtgattttagaaatttagaatGTTGGAGAATTTCTTAGAGCATACTGAACATGAAACATTTCATTTTCCATGCATAGGTGATAGATCCTCTTCCAGAACTAATGGTGAAGGACGAGCTTTCAGCAGAGGAGGTACTGCAGTGCAAGCAGGTGATCTTCAGTTTGATCGGATTGGAAGCGAAGCACGAGGCTTTACCACTACCAAGCATCGGCGGAGGACGCGGCGGGAAAGGAGGAGTACGTAGAGAGGAACATTATCGTCTACTGTGGGACGAGATAGAAACATTCCTCAAGCATCATGCGAACAACTCGGCCGCGCATACCGAAGTGCTCAATTGTTTGTTGGAGATCAGGAACAAGAATGACAAGGACAAGGTGGAGCTCGATCAAGCTCTGCGAGAATTAGACAGGTAATTAAGTAATCGACGAATGGAACGtgatttgcaaattatttggGCTGTTTAGCTTATTATTCCTGTTCAAATTCttcgtattaaataattattttttaaaaaagaaacaaaaaattgtatttaaaaagaattattcattatgagtctattttattttataaaatttggcGAAAATTTGTTTGAGTAAGCAAGTCAAtagataacaatttatttgtattgataatcaaatcaaagagaacaaaatttaattttttcaagatgataaaaattgaaaaatctaaGTATCTGGaagtataatctaaaaatgtgAAGAAGTTTGAtcgaaaaatgtaaatatctaaaaatattttagaaatattatttagaaatttgaaaaaccGAGATCCCGAAACTGAAAAGTATGAAGATTTGAAGATCAATTTCTTACAGTTTTGGTAAAGAGGACGGAGCTACCCGAGTCAGCGTAATCAGAGCGACAACGGATTCGCCGATGTCGCCACCGGGAAGCGTGTCGATATCGTTGAGCAAACAATTGCACAAGGGTAACGCTGGATCAAAGAGCCTCCTAGATATCTGGTTGCAGCGCAGTGCTCCGAAAGACAGAAAACCGGACTTTCACGGCAGGATCAACAGTGACGGTCCTAAAGCGAAGCTATATCCAAATATGAAGGACGTGGGAAGAGAACCCAGAGAGCCTATACTGGAAGGATAATGCGTAAAAGAAGGTTAAAGAAACGGAGCGGAGAAGCCATATGCGACATTGCGCgttgtaaatataattgacaTCGGATATATTAACAGACTTATCGGACGTTCGTGACtgcatttatttcataaatttgaattacacAGAAGAGTGTTTTAACATAATTACGATcatattaagatattaaaaatcgttGAAAGCAAATACAATTCTGATTTGGTTTATTTTCTGAACTCTAAATAATTTCCACAtctttcgaatgttttataattgaataaaaattgcagagGGAGAAAAGCACTTGTTAAAAAATGCCGTAGAAAACGATAGCGCGTGAATGCAGAAAAAAAACCCGAATCTAAATCTACATACGCAACAGAACAGGGAAAGGTTCAAGGATTCAACTGGAATGTGAGAAGGTAGCTCCAGGCCAAGGACGAAGCTAGAATTTGCGGATACGATTATCCGAATAATTACCGTCCGCCAATTCCGTGTCGTGCGAAGACCCATCTGTGTTCGGGAGTATGTGTGAGACGAAAGTGTATCAGTGGTACAACACCATTCCCATCTCCCTTCTCCTCCATTCTGCCGTCAGCTTCTCCACCCCTCCCGCTGTTTTATAGTCGACACGTCTGCCGAGTGTCTGAGCCGTCTGAACAATACGTTGACCTCCGTCGAACCTATAGTTCACTTCGGCATGTGCCCCGCCGTACTAATCGATGGATGTGGAAGGATGCCAGAGTGAGAGGAGCAAGGAGAGGAAGAGCCCGGCATGTAACTCGGCATGACGCATACACGATCTCTCTCGGTTCGAGAGAGACGGACAATGGCAAGGAAAGAGACACACAGTCTGAGGAAAGCCCGTAGTATATATACCCAGGAATTTGGAAGTTCACAGATGTCAATGGTGAAAACATCTGGAGAGACTTAAGATTAAGGAACTTGGAGCGCACAGAACGCCACACGAATCCCAGTTGCTGAgataaagaagtaaaaaatcttAGATATCAAGAATTAAGATTCCGaagaattaagaatttttacacGATGAAGAATTAAAGATTCGCAAGCTTTTGGCCCCGTGCATTCGAAGACGATGAAATCCTGGCTATTCCTCAGGACTGTTCCGTATTTAAAGATCCATCTGAATTTATGCACAAATCACTTTTCCAACAAGAAGCGTTAAGAAAGAATgcgattgaaagaaaattacgCAACGATCAAATCAGTCTATTTTAAGCGAGGCTATTACTTATGCTACACCTTGTATAATGCAAGCCGCTAAAAGAGAGACAGACGAGAAGGTGGCTAGGGGGCGAGAGGATTACGACGAGGACGaggtggaggaggaggaggagaacgaggaagaggaagaggaagaggtgGAGGAGGGTTGCGGAAGGGGACCAGTGAGTACAAGTGCATGACGTAACGGTTCATTCATCCCGAGACAGGCGATAGAGGATACCCCGGTCAATGGTATACTTATGCATGTAAACGCGCGCATACGTGTGTACGTATGCCGTATGTAAGTATGAGTGTGCAACGTGCATACGTCTGTCGCGCTGCTCATTTTTTTTCGGACGTACGCGCCacgtgcatgcgtgtgtgcAGCGATAAAGCAGCATACGATAGCATGTGGcagtattttgttattttcttttctcgagAAGGTTGAATGAGAGTtgataatctttttttgtttcattatttatattagatattgcAAGTTAAATAAGATCTTCATTCAAAAATacacttaaaataaattaacaactTTTGATAAGTAATAAAGCAGGCGaagtttaatatgtataatacgtgatatttgatatatatgaatatgtgATGTTTGATACTTTTATTGATGAAGACCGACatcaatcaaattttcattatgCATTTATTGTTTCCGGAAAAGCGGGATGTATGATGAAtgctgtaaaatttattttgttaaataataatttaaccgAAGTGAAATTCATATTAGTTATAtgcttaattttattatatagacttgttatatatttgcaaaacaaattttatttgagcAGAGATTTCAGGAGCATCAGTTTTTAGattcttcaaaaaatgttcggaaaaaattgtactttaaaAGTCGCGCCAGCCTTAATTCGCGCTAGTTccaaatcatatttttctaaatcgAGTAGTCAACTCTTGACATTTGAATTCGTATCTTACTTCAGTTTGATTTCCATTTTAacgagatatatttaatacattgtCGATTTTATCTGTTTCTTCCTTGAATTTGTGTAACGCGTTTTGTGTGGTAAGAAtcttaactattttattaattaatcattacaTTAAGCGACTAAAATTTATGTTGTTTGATTTTATTGGACAGGTTTTACTGGAAACGTCAATTTTTAACCTAAATCTATTCAAATCCATTTCCATCTAACAATAAGCATATCCACACATATTAATATAGCTACTAAATACGATCAATAATTGCCATGTGATATTAGTCGACGATAGCGTTAAATATAATGGGCGATGAACTCAATGCTGCTAAAATTGCGAACGGAATCAGGAATTCTAGCTCTGGCTCTTTGCTACGCCGGACCGAATCGAATCGATTGGCGAATCTAATTGGCATTATATTATCAGGTAATCGTTATTCAgagaattatatgaaatatatatgcgATAATCAATATCAATGAGGCGCGATAACACGCGCTCTGTCTAATTATTTAGCGCCGTCAATGCTTTATgccatcaatattaaatacgaaATATACCAGCAGCGCAATGCTGAATACGTAAATGGACATATTAATCGCTAATAGCGCGGCGCATAGCAGTGGCTGGTATCGCGTCATGGCGATACAGGAGTGCAGcgtttatataattgaaactcgcatatatatatagctggTACATATCGATCGCGGCCTCGAGGGTCACTGAACGAAACGAAGCGGCACAGCGCGAGCATAGCAGCGTCCTTATGcgccaataaataattataaacaggAGTTTTAATGTGAAAACTCTGATAAGCGCTGAATCAATGCCAAATGAATgggattatataaaaagaaattaacggaacaaatatatttctgagtttaaattttatcttgctatttcataattgttttttttttaattatatattttatggactgatttatttttatgtgataacgttttaattaatttgtctttTCTGGTGTGtgtaatcttaaaaaaaatactgcaaaTTGTTAATCCGCTGTTAATTAAATGAGATTATATTgaacgaaaaattaattggttTCGAAAAGCGGTGCAACATTTGAAGCAATCGGAATAATGTTCAATTATATCC
Above is a genomic segment from Linepithema humile isolate Giens D197 chromosome 6, Lhum_UNIL_v1.0, whole genome shotgun sequence containing:
- the asun gene encoding integrator complex subunit 13 isoform X1; this encodes MYPANHKTVFVLDRTPYFGISTECPLEFDFLKSRGQNLIPLAPVCKSLWTTSVEASLEYCRIVWDLFPTGKLIRFVVTDRAAYVLNSWSPLQQNLNHIMNGTAILGVPTKVPEPGEDYSVIHGLRVAIEALNDCSDIQHEKRTSLNENTNKLVNRGRVICITSARDNTNMKSLENIFLSELVQENKHALASDNMIPIDYCHLVILNIYPNNIESQVTSQGPRVVSPLLTVEVHSIKASALHSKLSHLILSHYDLASTTVTGIPMKEEQNASSSANYDVEIFHSSAAHTAILKGNPQDSALIKTFRRFEEGSEYETVTLKWCTPRGCSASEMQNCTAMHRITPVDVNSRPSSCLINFLLNGRSVMLEMARKTGGKTISHLLAAHGGEIFIHTLSTARSVLEDPPSISEGCGGRVTDYRITDFGTLMRNNILVPLKRTSNSNSDGLVEKMRCRLERHTKYWPMTISSTLMFNIKQVIDPLPELMVKDELSAEEVLQCKQVIFSLIGLEAKHEALPLPSIGGGRGGKGGVRREEHYRLLWDEIETFLKHHANNSAAHTEVLNCLLEIRNKNDKDKVELDQALRELDSFGKEDGATRVSVIRATTDSPMSPPGSVSISLSKQLHKGNAGSKSLLDIWLQRSAPKDRKPDFHGRINSDGPKAKLYPNMKDVGREPREPILEG
- the asun gene encoding integrator complex subunit 13 isoform X2 — translated: MNGTAILGVPTKVPEPGEDYSVIHGLRVAIEALNDCSDIQHEKRTSLNENTNKLVNRGRVICITSARDNTNMKSLENIFLSELVQENKHALASDNMIPIDYCHLVILNIYPNNIESQVTSQGPRVVSPLLTVEVHSIKASALHSKLSHLILSHYDLASTTVTGIPMKEEQNASSSANYDVEIFHSSAAHTAILKGNPQDSALIKTFRRFEEGSEYETVTLKWCTPRGCSASEMQNCTAMHRITPVDVNSRPSSCLINFLLNGRSVMLEMARKTGGKTISHLLAAHGGEIFIHTLSTARSVLEDPPSISEGCGGRVTDYRITDFGTLMRNNILVPLKRTSNSNSDGLVEKMRCRLERHTKYWPMTISSTLMFNIKQVIDPLPELMVKDELSAEEVLQCKQVIFSLIGLEAKHEALPLPSIGGGRGGKGGVRREEHYRLLWDEIETFLKHHANNSAAHTEVLNCLLEIRNKNDKDKVELDQALRELDSFGKEDGATRVSVIRATTDSPMSPPGSVSISLSKQLHKGNAGSKSLLDIWLQRSAPKDRKPDFHGRINSDGPKAKLYPNMKDVGREPREPILEG